A window from Mya arenaria isolate MELC-2E11 chromosome 9, ASM2691426v1 encodes these proteins:
- the LOC128245798 gene encoding uncharacterized protein LOC128245798 → MSMIGFTGSLAPDDVCANVQKIEDAFKRSDCEPIKYIRTITNDSCTTVNELLHCVAESIYGYREREHREACVLHMRTAIQDRHIDSMFPAWPFKWKFCSKVWCEIGHEYTKDQFRCIFWCLGGPAAVGFTGVLALIALVTFGPPALGFGAAGIMANFNAAPFMGLLGGIIATMQSVAVLGIGYQAILATLFSAAAISRAAMDCNCCEK, encoded by the exons ATGAGTATGATTGGTTTTACAG GAAGCCTAGCGCCCGATGATGTTTGTGCCAATGTGCAGAAAATCGAAGATGCTTTCAAGAGGTCAGACTGCGAGCCCATCAAATACATCAGAACGATTACAAACGACTCATGCAC AACTGTAAACGAGTTGCTGCATTGCGTTGCTGAATCCATTTATGGCTACAGAGAGCGAGAACATAGAGAGGCTTGTGTTCTGCACATGCGCACTGCCATCCAGGACAGACACATAGACTCGATGTTTCCAGCATGGCCATTTAAGTGGAAATTTTGTAGCA aGGTCTGGTGTGAAATCGGTCACGAATACACAAAAGATCAATTCAGATGTATTTTCTGGTGCCTTGGGGGTCCTGCAGCTGTAGGATTTACAGGCGTTCTAGCTCTTATAGCCCTTGTTACATTTGGTCCGCCAGCTTTGGGTTTTGGAGCTGCGGGAATAATGGCCAATTTCAATGCCGCCCCCTTCATGGGCTTGTTGGGAGGCATCATCGCCACCATGCAGTCGGTTGCTGTCTTAGGAATCGGCTACCAGGCAATTTTGGCCACGTTGTTCTCAGCAGCTGCTATCTCAAGAGCTGCGATGGATTGTAATTGCTGCGAAAagtaa